A genomic window from Candidatus Desulfarcum epimagneticum includes:
- a CDS encoding conserved hypothetical protein (Evidence 4 : Unknown function but conserved in other organisms) produces the protein MTEHIAIPAGPPEEKGMDFEFLRQEGLEFIEKLAGHAWTHFNPADPGTAILEQLCYAITDLSHRLSFDMADILADPPGETPLKPFFTAREILPSDPLTPGDFRKIILDVDGVKNCRVEKEEYPAPEIWLDREKKTLWFQNAGDLELLSPKGLYRVWIAGKSDAPPDSKLIEEVRKRLNACRNLCEDFVKIEVMPPETIGLRGEIDLDDDTDADELAARLGAELGRFISPDVTFRTLSGMREMGVAVEDIFSGPALAHGFIHEDDLVAADRRVEIYVSDLLRIILAEEGVAGVRELILSSSKAAEFEEWALRLDPGAMPELAGPQDLFSGSGRLKFYKSGIECEVDPEKVAEIMDGFSKTRTQADQGEKDIAPPGGDYMDPGLHEPIVNLFPAHYGIGEAGLADSADPSRKAMAKQLWAYLTVFDQILSDGFAQLAGVRKLFSFESAETRTRFKGALPKASGEIFADGHDESGLQSAEEGAKARIDFLTHLAARFSEKFTDHSLLRYGGESGGNGDLKKLEKRVSDLRAFLMDYPKISAGRGAAFDYSQPKIWDTPNISGLKKRLCRLLGFGSSQRKKLSGSNEEGFHMVEHILLRPVSKALSQKKGAFLSFEEQGQKGVFDPWSFRMTFVCPDWAGRFANPAFRTLVESTLVLETPAHIDFSILWLNKDQMDGFETLYRDWLEKKAADPASAKSWEASRALLKKIFSLQPQKTGEGV, from the coding sequence ATGACCGAACATATCGCCATACCGGCGGGGCCGCCGGAGGAAAAGGGGATGGATTTCGAATTTTTGCGCCAGGAAGGGCTGGAATTCATCGAAAAACTGGCGGGCCACGCCTGGACCCATTTCAACCCCGCCGACCCCGGGACGGCCATTTTGGAGCAGCTTTGCTACGCCATCACGGATTTGAGCCACCGGCTTTCCTTTGACATGGCCGACATCCTGGCCGATCCCCCGGGCGAGACGCCGTTAAAACCGTTTTTCACGGCCCGGGAGATCCTGCCCTCCGATCCCCTGACGCCGGGGGATTTCCGTAAAATCATCCTGGATGTGGACGGGGTGAAAAACTGCCGGGTGGAAAAAGAGGAATACCCGGCGCCGGAGATCTGGCTGGATCGGGAGAAAAAGACCCTTTGGTTTCAAAACGCCGGGGACCTGGAGCTTCTTTCGCCAAAGGGGCTTTACCGGGTCTGGATCGCGGGGAAATCCGACGCGCCGCCGGATTCAAAGCTCATCGAAGAGGTCCGAAAGCGTCTCAACGCCTGCCGGAACCTGTGCGAGGATTTTGTGAAGATCGAGGTCATGCCGCCGGAGACCATCGGTTTAAGGGGCGAGATCGACCTGGATGACGACACGGACGCCGATGAGCTGGCGGCCCGGCTGGGCGCGGAACTGGGCCGGTTCATCTCCCCGGATGTGACATTCCGGACCCTGTCCGGGATGCGGGAGATGGGTGTGGCGGTGGAGGATATTTTCTCCGGACCGGCCCTGGCGCATGGGTTTATTCACGAAGACGATCTTGTCGCCGCCGACAGACGGGTGGAGATTTATGTCTCGGATCTGTTGCGGATCATCTTGGCCGAAGAGGGCGTGGCCGGGGTCAGGGAACTGATCCTCTCCAGCTCCAAAGCGGCGGAATTCGAGGAATGGGCGCTTCGGCTGGACCCGGGAGCCATGCCGGAGCTGGCCGGCCCCCAGGATCTGTTTTCCGGCTCCGGCCGCCTCAAATTTTACAAAAGCGGCATTGAATGCGAGGTGGATCCGGAAAAAGTGGCGGAGATCATGGACGGGTTTTCAAAGACCCGGACCCAGGCGGACCAGGGGGAAAAAGACATCGCCCCGCCCGGGGGGGATTACATGGACCCGGGGCTTCATGAGCCCATTGTGAATCTTTTCCCGGCCCATTACGGCATCGGGGAGGCGGGTCTCGCCGACTCGGCGGACCCCTCCCGAAAGGCCATGGCCAAACAGCTTTGGGCGTATCTGACGGTGTTCGACCAGATTTTAAGCGACGGCTTCGCCCAGCTCGCGGGCGTCAGAAAGCTGTTTTCCTTTGAAAGCGCCGAAACCCGGACCCGTTTCAAGGGCGCGCTTCCAAAGGCGTCCGGGGAGATATTCGCCGACGGGCACGACGAATCCGGTCTTCAAAGCGCCGAGGAGGGGGCAAAGGCCAGAATCGACTTTCTGACCCATCTGGCGGCGCGTTTCAGCGAAAAGTTCACGGACCATTCCCTTTTGCGCTACGGCGGAGAGAGCGGCGGGAACGGGGATTTAAAAAAACTGGAAAAAAGGGTCTCGGACCTGCGCGCTTTTTTGATGGATTACCCGAAAATCAGCGCCGGGCGGGGAGCGGCTTTTGACTATTCCCAGCCGAAAATTTGGGACACCCCCAATATTTCCGGGCTTAAAAAACGCCTGTGCCGTCTCCTGGGCTTTGGGAGCAGCCAAAGAAAAAAACTCTCCGGCTCAAACGAAGAGGGATTCCACATGGTGGAGCATATTCTTCTGCGGCCGGTCTCAAAGGCTTTGTCTCAAAAAAAGGGCGCCTTCCTGTCCTTTGAGGAACAGGGGCAAAAGGGGGTCTTCGACCCCTGGTCCTTTCGTATGACCTTTGTGTGTCCCGACTGGGCCGGGCGCTTCGCCAATCCCGCGTTTCGGACCCTTGTGGAATCCACCCTGGTTCTGGAGACCCCGGCGCACATCGATTTTTCCATCCTGTGGCTGAATAAAGATCAAATGGACGGATTCGAGACCCTTTACCGGGACTGGCTGGAAAAAAAAGCCGCCGACCCCGCCTCTGCGAAATCATGGGAGGCGTCCCGGGCCCTTTTGAAAAAAATTTTCTCGCTTCAACCTCAAAAGACCGGGGAGGGGGTTTAG
- a CDS encoding hypothetical protein (Evidence 5 : Unknown function), whose protein sequence is MRGLIPKQRHLIQKQRIRVRTDLSGHKALALQRRISRLYRKKTLPLISDCFDAFDGDGRIHRIPSLAIDIGALDPGRLEEDFKEKVVQGLWAALEKTPGALQKTGKDADQRKRGISPRKKSRKKTGEKSGKKWVENREKYRRPGDERPVTVSRSEAVFESFRHFVNTGRLPWRSEKAWTDKHGLGALEGEMARFMESSPGPALEFFSGVAADERRFKRLASQFSDDFLEKAVGVFRISPDRALPRLQKDLERMGARVPGLGRLPAGKARLRRWRAVFGAALSKGGPGPSDPAGPERMALLCLAQEARTPWPEFLNSLDAAAEDAGIAPGRGIRKTLEAIRRREHEKKKSEEERKAPESREEKAFREKEPAPGDGPEWDPWVERPREERLRAMTGVLEESLQDFLDGTVRACERGLSHEGTFPRETGTRNEKIPAQQRRERLPKDGPRLHARAFEKKKRLFSRRLRAFGALGERVIEKITANSAGNLAEYIKKGLEKDIERLIRMAGDLAADMRPGGRRRAVEFLAAQTGRLFQNTLRETRAARQRENRRRKKSDLRAKPPLRDRRRPPGEKAPKQRRERSRTPFETGPLEEIYIENAGLALIWPFFEPFFTTLGLLSDRDFTDETARERGVLLLQRLADDSPETPEHLLPLNKVLCGMDLDEPVSARFEPDENERREIDDLIKGAILNWAALKDMSPKRLRAMFLAREGMLFKRDGLWTVRPAQKPFDILADQIPWTVNVIRLPWAPDPIYSEWKTL, encoded by the coding sequence ATGAGAGGCCTGATTCCAAAACAGCGGCACTTAATTCAAAAGCAGCGGATTCGGGTCCGGACCGATTTGTCCGGCCATAAGGCCCTGGCCCTTCAAAGACGGATTAGCCGGCTTTACCGGAAAAAAACCCTGCCTTTGATCTCCGATTGTTTCGACGCCTTTGACGGGGACGGACGAATCCATCGCATTCCCAGCCTGGCGATCGACATCGGGGCGCTGGACCCCGGCCGGCTGGAGGAGGACTTTAAAGAAAAGGTCGTTCAGGGCCTTTGGGCGGCTTTGGAAAAAACGCCGGGGGCGCTTCAAAAAACGGGAAAAGACGCCGATCAAAGGAAGCGGGGAATCTCCCCCCGGAAAAAATCCCGAAAAAAAACCGGAGAAAAATCCGGAAAAAAATGGGTGGAAAACCGGGAAAAATACCGCCGCCCGGGGGATGAAAGGCCCGTGACCGTGTCCCGGTCCGAGGCCGTGTTCGAGTCGTTTCGGCATTTCGTGAATACGGGCCGTCTGCCGTGGCGCTCTGAAAAGGCATGGACGGACAAACACGGGCTGGGGGCGCTGGAAGGGGAGATGGCGCGTTTCATGGAAAGCTCCCCGGGCCCGGCGCTGGAATTTTTTTCCGGGGTCGCGGCCGACGAGCGGCGCTTTAAGCGCCTGGCGTCGCAGTTTTCCGACGATTTCCTGGAAAAGGCCGTCGGGGTTTTCCGGATCAGCCCGGACAGGGCCCTGCCCCGTCTGCAAAAAGACCTGGAACGAATGGGCGCCCGGGTCCCGGGGCTGGGGCGTCTGCCGGCCGGGAAGGCCCGGCTCAGGAGGTGGCGGGCCGTTTTCGGCGCCGCGCTCTCCAAAGGCGGCCCGGGTCCGTCCGATCCCGCCGGTCCGGAGCGAATGGCGCTTTTATGCCTGGCCCAGGAGGCGAGGACGCCCTGGCCCGAATTTTTGAATTCCCTTGACGCGGCCGCCGAAGACGCCGGGATCGCCCCGGGCCGGGGGATTCGCAAAACCCTGGAGGCCATCCGGCGCCGGGAGCATGAAAAAAAGAAATCGGAAGAAGAAAGAAAGGCCCCGGAATCCCGGGAAGAAAAAGCGTTCCGGGAAAAAGAGCCGGCCCCGGGCGACGGGCCCGAATGGGATCCATGGGTGGAAAGACCTCGAGAAGAAAGACTTCGCGCCATGACGGGCGTTTTGGAAGAGAGTCTTCAGGACTTTCTGGACGGGACTGTCCGGGCCTGCGAAAGGGGCCTTTCCCATGAAGGGACTTTTCCCCGCGAAACCGGGACCCGAAATGAAAAAATCCCCGCCCAACAACGGCGGGAAAGGCTCCCCAAAGACGGGCCGCGGCTCCACGCCCGGGCCTTTGAAAAAAAGAAACGCCTTTTTTCCAGGCGTCTTAGGGCGTTTGGGGCGCTGGGGGAGCGAGTCATAGAAAAAATCACCGCAAATTCGGCTGGAAATTTGGCCGAATATATAAAAAAAGGCCTGGAAAAAGACATAGAGCGTCTGATCCGCATGGCCGGGGACCTGGCGGCGGACATGAGGCCGGGAGGGCGAAGACGGGCCGTTGAGTTCCTGGCCGCGCAAACCGGGCGTTTGTTCCAAAACACCCTCCGGGAGACCAGGGCGGCCCGGCAAAGGGAAAATCGAAGGCGAAAAAAATCGGATTTAAGGGCCAAACCCCCTTTGCGGGACAGACGGCGACCCCCGGGTGAAAAGGCCCCAAAACAGCGCCGGGAGAGATCCAGAACCCCCTTTGAAACCGGGCCGTTGGAGGAAATTTACATTGAAAACGCCGGGCTGGCCCTTATCTGGCCCTTTTTTGAGCCGTTTTTCACGACCCTGGGTCTTTTGTCGGACCGGGACTTCACGGATGAAACGGCCCGGGAAAGGGGCGTTTTGCTTCTCCAGCGTCTGGCGGACGATTCCCCGGAAACGCCGGAGCATCTTTTGCCTTTGAACAAAGTTCTTTGCGGAATGGACCTGGACGAGCCGGTTTCGGCCCGTTTTGAGCCTGATGAAAACGAGCGCCGGGAGATCGATGATCTCATCAAAGGGGCGATTTTAAACTGGGCGGCGTTAAAAGACATGTCCCCGAAGCGGCTTCGGGCGATGTTTCTGGCAAGGGAAGGCATGCTGTTTAAACGGGACGGCCTGTGGACGGTGAGGCCCGCCCAAAAACCTTTTGACATTCTGGCGGATCAGATTCCCTGGACGGTGAATGTCATCCGGCTGCCGTGGGCGCCGGACCCCATTTATTCGGAATGGAAAACGTTATGA
- a CDS encoding hypothetical protein (Evidence 5 : Unknown function) has translation MIRTLKFNGVDTYISLGGSAALKGLCPGAFAIEAWIKPEIRQEWTAFAGALKDTGADEKGWALGMASGRLAFGLASESGKKLVWARAKKEIPAGKWRHVAGVYDGKAIKLYVDGDLEAEEKNSGPILYPGSGEFVIGAYKDADEFYPFMGNIAEVRLWKAARTADSLDVSKGYRLNPKDHPDLAGYWPVIDGAGNAAWNWVEAGPKGDIKGKAVWEDHGGLNLTGHVPVPAPPGGLKSEDIRDEGFTAQWDAAPSAVKYVLEAAEDKDFKTPVQGYGALETVESSVGITGLESGKTYFWRVSCKGGEETGKPGAVQEVKTRIFAIPDANWAVSIPEDKANASLISFGKIENVKKSLPAKAFTAEVWVRPDDFEESGIFGVIGKDGEEQKGWLLGIKNKKFCFSVSGKDTADAGETGVMTDLVSRRTFMAGAWRHVAGVYSGKEMELYVDGERICGTKKASGDVSYPADEKGDFWAGMTLGVDGKPKGFKGMMSEIRLWNEALSPGDIQKRMEYRIYEPGEEKSLLGCWPLTRGSGYDAADIKGSVKGKLDGKAAWADAEGLCLFWPLEDAVQTAAGLRHTVALKSDGTVWAWGAGSRGQLGDGTRKPRYSPVMVKDSEGKKYLTRIKEIAVGHFHSAAVDEDGKVWAWGDHSLSQLGNDDLKESSSPLPVRAGLTGVKSVSALADFTLALKNDGTVWGWGANDRSQLGNDKATAGEKSVKPLQVKADNSYSHLENIVRIAAGKYHGAALDKIGKVWIWGDNEKKQLGAAPSIQAVLMKNRDGEELEGITSIAAGMWHTLACDKGGRAYGWGDNEHGQAGGKTEMAHEAPEPLVDENGDPLSGVQKVFAGYDHSMAETGKGTLIWGRNDHDQLGDGTGKDRGVPRAVKGRDGKAVKAKTIAAGRSHTAAVLPDGSVFAWGSAVMGRLGDGEAKERGVIHFGHACESSFAVKKDGSLWAWGRNSQNSLGINSTKDQSIPIQVPGIDGEGKLKGVKAVDGMKGWDSYKHTFALALLEGGRICGWGGNNYGQLGTGNTTQRPHPTYVMKDENNVFEENALQVAVGEVHGAALTEDGRVWSWGNNTHGELGVGTTGNKKDYYYPQKVDIDQAVEITACQHNIFIRKEDGTLWGTGWNSFGDLGQGDTAHRNTFVQIPGLEHIVAVSGGSHHTLALDAHGHVWAWGHNTYGQVGNNAKTHQKSPVRVVSPSGSAGEYLEDVIAISAGDWHSMAVKADGTVWNWGAYGQGRLGRALSGHQTRPGQVRFGDESVFLLGIRRVLGGHNTSFAVDEDGVLWSWGQGNNGERGDGKTHEIQTYPVKALL, from the coding sequence ATGATACGCACATTAAAATTCAACGGCGTGGACACTTATATCTCCCTGGGCGGCTCCGCCGCGCTGAAAGGGCTTTGCCCCGGGGCGTTCGCCATCGAGGCGTGGATCAAACCGGAGATCCGGCAGGAATGGACGGCGTTCGCGGGCGCTCTCAAAGACACCGGCGCCGACGAAAAGGGATGGGCCTTAGGCATGGCCTCCGGGCGCCTGGCCTTTGGGCTGGCCTCGGAATCCGGAAAGAAACTGGTCTGGGCCAGGGCGAAAAAAGAGATCCCGGCGGGCAAATGGCGCCACGTGGCCGGGGTCTATGACGGCAAGGCCATCAAACTGTACGTGGACGGGGACCTGGAAGCCGAGGAGAAAAATTCCGGCCCGATTCTGTACCCCGGGTCCGGGGAGTTCGTCATCGGCGCCTACAAGGACGCGGACGAGTTTTACCCGTTTATGGGAAATATCGCCGAGGTCCGGCTGTGGAAGGCGGCCCGGACCGCCGATTCCCTGGATGTGTCCAAAGGCTATCGCTTAAATCCCAAGGACCATCCGGATCTCGCCGGGTACTGGCCCGTCATCGACGGGGCCGGAAACGCGGCCTGGAACTGGGTGGAGGCCGGGCCCAAAGGGGATATCAAAGGAAAGGCCGTGTGGGAGGACCACGGCGGGCTCAATCTCACGGGCCATGTCCCGGTTCCCGCCCCCCCCGGGGGACTTAAGTCCGAAGACATCCGGGACGAGGGCTTCACCGCCCAATGGGACGCCGCGCCGTCGGCCGTGAAATACGTTCTGGAGGCGGCCGAAGACAAGGATTTTAAAACCCCGGTCCAGGGATACGGGGCGCTTGAGACCGTGGAGAGCTCGGTCGGAATCACGGGCCTTGAAAGCGGCAAAACGTATTTCTGGCGCGTGTCGTGCAAAGGCGGGGAGGAGACGGGAAAACCCGGGGCCGTCCAGGAGGTCAAAACCCGGATTTTTGCCATCCCGGACGCAAACTGGGCCGTGTCCATTCCCGAGGACAAGGCCAACGCCAGCCTGATCAGTTTCGGGAAAATCGAAAACGTGAAAAAATCCCTTCCAGCCAAAGCCTTCACCGCCGAGGTCTGGGTAAGGCCCGATGATTTTGAGGAGTCGGGGATTTTCGGCGTTATCGGCAAAGACGGCGAGGAGCAAAAAGGCTGGCTTTTGGGAATTAAAAACAAAAAATTCTGTTTTTCGGTGTCGGGAAAAGACACGGCCGACGCCGGGGAGACCGGCGTCATGACCGATCTGGTTTCCAGAAGAACCTTTATGGCGGGAGCCTGGCGCCACGTGGCCGGGGTGTACAGCGGAAAAGAGATGGAGCTGTACGTGGACGGCGAGCGAATCTGCGGAACGAAAAAAGCCTCCGGAGACGTGAGCTACCCGGCCGATGAAAAGGGGGATTTTTGGGCCGGAATGACGCTCGGCGTCGACGGGAAACCCAAAGGCTTTAAGGGCATGATGAGCGAGATCCGCTTGTGGAACGAGGCCCTTTCCCCGGGCGATATTCAAAAAAGGATGGAATACCGAATCTACGAGCCCGGGGAAGAAAAGAGCCTTTTGGGATGCTGGCCCCTGACCCGGGGAAGCGGTTATGACGCGGCCGACATCAAGGGAAGCGTGAAGGGAAAGCTGGACGGCAAAGCGGCCTGGGCCGACGCCGAAGGGCTTTGCCTGTTCTGGCCCCTTGAGGACGCCGTTCAGACGGCCGCGGGCTTAAGGCACACGGTGGCGCTTAAAAGCGACGGAACCGTGTGGGCCTGGGGCGCGGGCAGCCGGGGCCAGCTCGGGGACGGGACCCGGAAACCCCGTTATTCCCCGGTCATGGTGAAAGATTCCGAAGGAAAAAAATACCTGACCCGGATTAAGGAAATCGCGGTCGGCCATTTTCATTCCGCGGCCGTGGACGAAGACGGCAAGGTCTGGGCCTGGGGGGACCATTCGCTTTCCCAGCTGGGAAACGACGATTTGAAGGAGTCCTCCAGCCCCCTGCCCGTCCGGGCGGGACTCACCGGGGTCAAGTCCGTGTCGGCCCTGGCCGATTTCACCCTGGCGCTTAAAAACGACGGGACCGTGTGGGGATGGGGGGCGAACGACAGAAGCCAGCTGGGAAACGACAAGGCCACGGCCGGGGAAAAAAGCGTGAAACCCCTCCAGGTCAAGGCGGACAACAGCTACTCCCACCTGGAAAACATTGTCCGGATCGCGGCGGGCAAATATCACGGCGCGGCTCTGGATAAAATCGGAAAAGTGTGGATTTGGGGGGACAACGAAAAGAAACAGCTCGGCGCCGCCCCTTCCATCCAGGCCGTTTTGATGAAAAACCGGGACGGGGAGGAGCTTGAGGGAATCACATCCATCGCCGCCGGCATGTGGCACACCCTGGCCTGTGACAAAGGCGGCCGGGCTTACGGATGGGGCGACAACGAACATGGCCAGGCCGGAGGGAAAACCGAAATGGCCCATGAGGCGCCCGAGCCGCTGGTGGATGAAAACGGGGACCCCCTGTCCGGCGTCCAAAAGGTTTTCGCCGGTTATGACCACAGCATGGCCGAAACCGGGAAGGGAACCCTCATCTGGGGCAGAAACGACCACGACCAGCTCGGGGACGGAACCGGAAAGGACCGGGGCGTTCCCAGGGCCGTGAAGGGCCGGGACGGCAAGGCGGTGAAAGCCAAAACAATCGCCGCCGGCAGGTCTCACACCGCCGCTGTTCTGCCCGACGGCTCCGTTTTCGCCTGGGGAAGCGCCGTCATGGGACGGCTGGGAGACGGAGAGGCGAAGGAGCGCGGCGTCATCCATTTCGGACACGCATGCGAGTCCAGCTTCGCCGTGAAAAAAGACGGGTCCCTGTGGGCGTGGGGGCGCAACAGCCAAAACAGCCTGGGAATCAATTCCACAAAAGACCAGTCCATCCCGATTCAGGTCCCGGGTATCGACGGCGAGGGGAAACTTAAGGGCGTCAAAGCTGTGGACGGGATGAAAGGATGGGACAGCTATAAACACACCTTTGCCCTGGCGCTCCTGGAAGGCGGCCGGATCTGCGGATGGGGAGGGAACAATTACGGACAGCTGGGAACCGGAAACACCACCCAGCGCCCGCACCCGACGTATGTCATGAAGGATGAGAACAATGTGTTTGAAGAGAACGCGCTCCAGGTTGCGGTGGGCGAGGTCCATGGGGCCGCCCTCACCGAAGACGGCCGGGTGTGGTCATGGGGAAACAACACCCACGGGGAGCTGGGGGTTGGAACAACCGGGAATAAGAAGGACTATTATTATCCCCAAAAAGTGGACATCGATCAGGCGGTGGAGATCACGGCCTGTCAGCATAACATTTTTATCCGAAAGGAGGACGGGACCCTTTGGGGAACCGGGTGGAACAGCTTCGGAGACCTGGGCCAGGGGGACACGGCACACCGGAACACATTCGTCCAAATTCCCGGCCTTGAACATATCGTGGCCGTGTCCGGCGGCAGCCACCACACCCTGGCGCTGGACGCCCATGGCCATGTGTGGGCCTGGGGACACAATACCTATGGACAGGTGGGGAACAACGCCAAGACCCACCAGAAATCCCCGGTCCGGGTGGTGTCTCCCTCGGGAAGCGCCGGGGAATACCTGGAGGATGTCATCGCGATCTCGGCCGGGGACTGGCACAGCATGGCCGTGAAAGCGGACGGGACCGTCTGGAACTGGGGGGCATATGGACAGGGCCGACTGGGACGCGCCTTGAGCGGACACCAGACGCGCCCGGGCCAGGTCCGGTTCGGTGACGAATCCGTCTTTCTTCTGGGCATTCGAAGGGTTCTCGGCGGACACAACACCTCCTTTGCCGTGGACGAGGACGGGGTCCTGTGGTCCTGGGGCCAGGGCAACAACGGCGAGCGCGGGGACGGCAAAACCCATGAAATCCAGACCTACCCGGTGAAGGCGCTGCTGTAG
- a CDS encoding hypothetical protein (Evidence 5 : Unknown function) produces the protein MMTRLFFSIFRVLMVALFAGGLFALSPARCFAGIGLTADGTMGTVVTPSGALYTITGGTTRGTSLFHSFTAFNLTLGETADFQGSAGIERVISRVTGGADSTIAGTVRCSITDADFYLVNPLGVVFGPTSSVDTTGSIYISTADDYLLLSDGGKFYSATGIDDTLITAAPVSSFMFSGTGAGLVTEVNDALSLSANVGETRAIIEPPEFLAVVSDTIDEIRSVVGSAAGGDSGGDSGDDSGGDSDSGGDSGGGGKGGKKKKKKGGAGVLSGLDSDSDDAGKWRPAPCERRSAREGARLTVSGRDAIPAPFDDFLPGVDSVMDMIKADENPRRRGYLNNSETILDPAPGESGGHGGGH, from the coding sequence ATGATGACACGACTTTTTTTCTCAATCTTTCGGGTTTTAATGGTCGCTCTTTTCGCCGGCGGTCTCTTTGCGCTTTCCCCGGCCAGGTGTTTCGCCGGAATCGGCCTGACGGCGGACGGGACCATGGGCACTGTGGTGACCCCGTCCGGAGCCCTTTACACCATCACCGGCGGGACGACCCGGGGAACCAGCCTGTTTCACAGCTTCACCGCCTTTAACCTGACCCTGGGCGAAACGGCGGATTTTCAAGGCTCGGCCGGGATCGAGCGGGTCATCAGCCGGGTGACCGGGGGCGCGGACTCCACCATCGCCGGAACCGTCCGCTGCTCCATCACGGACGCCGATTTCTACCTGGTCAATCCCCTCGGGGTGGTGTTCGGCCCCACCTCTTCGGTGGACACCACCGGCTCCATTTATATCAGCACGGCCGATGATTATCTGCTCTTAAGCGACGGCGGAAAATTTTACAGCGCCACCGGCATTGACGACACCCTGATCACCGCGGCGCCGGTGTCCTCGTTTATGTTTTCAGGGACCGGCGCGGGCCTGGTCACCGAAGTCAATGACGCGCTGTCCTTAAGCGCGAACGTGGGAGAGACCCGGGCCATCATCGAGCCGCCCGAGTTCCTGGCCGTGGTGTCCGACACCATTGATGAGATCCGGAGCGTGGTGGGGAGCGCGGCCGGGGGGGACTCCGGCGGCGATTCCGGAGACGACTCCGGGGGCGACTCGGATTCCGGGGGCGATTCCGGCGGAGGCGGAAAAGGTGGAAAGAAGAAGAAAAAGAAGGGAGGCGCCGGGGTCTTGAGCGGCCTGGATTCCGACTCCGACGACGCAGGGAAATGGCGCCCCGCCCCCTGCGAGAGGCGATCGGCGCGGGAAGGCGCCCGGCTGACCGTCTCGGGCCGGGACGCGATTCCCGCGCCCTTTGACGATTTTCTGCCGGGCGTGGACAGTGTCATGGACATGATCAAGGCGGATGAGAATCCCCGTCGGCGGGGATATCTGAACAATTCTGAAACCATCCTGGACCCGGCGCCTGGAGAGTCAGGGGGACACGGGGGCGGGCATTGA